CGCCCGCCCAGCACCCGCCGAAGCCGCCTGTAGCGCTGGAGCATGTCCACTTCCAGCGGCGCGAGCTTCAACCCGCGCTCGTACTGGTCCAGGGCCTGGGAGAGCTGCCCGTCACGCTCCAGCGCGTTCCCGGCCTGGAAGTGGATCCGCGCCGCCCCCATGGCCTGCGGCCTTCGCGCCAGGAACTCGCGCCGCAGGGACTCCAACTGTTCGGCCGTGAGCCCCGCCTCCAGGCACTTGGCGACCCCGCGATGATTGCCCCGCCACGCGTCGTAGAGGGCCCGCTGGACCGTGGCCCCCAGCGCCTCCGCCGCCTCCCGGACACGGATGCGAAGCGCGTCGACCTGTGCGCGCTGAGGGGGTGTCAGCGACTTGCGCTCCAGGGACTCCAGCGAACGCCAGGCCTCCCGCGTGCGCAGGCGCACGGTGACCATGTCCGAATCCAGCGCCAGCGCCAGCACCGCGTACGCATCCCCCGCCGAGCGCCGGCGCCAGGCTTCCAGCGTGCGCGTCACGGTGGGGTCCTCCACCACCGCGGGGCGGACCTGCGGGGGCTCGACGGGGGTGCCTTTCTCGAGGACGGCGTCCACCGCCGCCTTGAGCAGCGCGGTGGCCTCCACGAACTGGACGCCGAAGCCCGTGGGCATCCCCCAGACGCGGGCCTGCGCGGGCGGAACGAGCCGCACCACCTCGCAGAGCACCGACAGGGGCCCCGACTCCAGTTCCAGGACCATGGGCAGGCGCGCGCACAGCGGTGGAAGGACATGCCCGCCGTGGAGGAACAATCCACCGCGGGACAGACCGCTGCCCAGGAGGCGGACCGGGTTCTCCCCCGGGCGCAGCACCACCTGCACCGGCAACTCCACGCTGGGAGCGCGCGGCGCGGTGGCCAGCTCCGGGCGACGGGGAGACAGCCCCGCCTGCGAGGCAGCGGCCACCTCCGCGTGAGAACCCACCTGGGAGCGTCCTCGAATCGCCCCCTGCGCGACGGGCAGCGTGGAGGGCAGCGCGCCCCGCGGAGCCGGGTTCGCCTGCCGCGCCGCCCCCCGCCCCTCCTCGGCGAGGGCCACTTGCAGCGCGTGTCGGAAGGCCTGGATGGAGGGATACCGGTCCTCGGGCTTCTTGGCCAACGCCCGCAGGATGACGTGCTCCAGCGCGGCGGCCACGGCCGGATTCACCGAGCGCAGCGGGGGCGGCGTCCGGAGCTGGTGGGCCACGAGCTGCGCCGTCATCCCCTCGTCGGTGAAGGGCAACCTGCCGGTGAGCAACTGGTAGGCGATGACGCCCAACGCATAGAGGTCCGCGCGGCCGTCCACGCCGCGTCCCAGGGACTGCTCCGGGGCCATGTACTCGGGCGTCCCGACGATGATGCCCGCGTGCGTCTGGGGCATCTGCGCGTCCCCCAGCTTGGCGATGCCGAAGTCCAGCACCTTGACGAATGGCACGCCCCGCTTGCGCCGCGACACGAAGATGTTGTCCGGCTTGAGGTCGCGGTGAACGATGCCCCGCGAGTGCGCGGCCTGGAGCGCGTCACACACCTGCGCCAACACCGAGACGACCGCGCCAGCGGCCAGCGGCGAGCCCACCCACGCGGACAGCGGGGCCCCGTCCAGGAGCTCCATGATGAGATAGGGACGCGGCGGGGTGGCGTCCATGTCGAAGATGCTGACGATGTTCTCGTGGCCGATGAGGTTCACCGCCCGCGCCTCCGCGTGGAAGCGCTGCACCAGCTCCGGGTACATGGTCAGGTGCGCGTGCAGCACCTTCACCGCGACCCGGCTGCCAATCGACACGTGTTCGCCCAGGTAGACGGAGCCCATGCCGCCCCGCCCCAGGCGGCGCACCAACCGGAAGCTGCCACACCGGGCGCCCACCAGCGGGTCCTCCGCCTCCCCGTCCGGCCCGCACCTGGGACGCGGCGGTTGCCCACTTCCAACATCCGCTCGCACCAGCGTCGAGCACGTCGCCCCCATCACATGCCGCCGGCCACACGCCCCACAGACTCCACCGCTGCTCACGTCGGGCATC
This genomic window from Myxococcus hansupus contains:
- a CDS encoding serine/threonine-protein kinase — protein: MPDVSSGGVCGACGRRHVMGATCSTLVRADVGSGQPPRPRCGPDGEAEDPLVGARCGSFRLVRRLGRGGMGSVYLGEHVSIGSRVAVKVLHAHLTMYPELVQRFHAEARAVNLIGHENIVSIFDMDATPPRPYLIMELLDGAPLSAWVGSPLAAGAVVSVLAQVCDALQAAHSRGIVHRDLKPDNIFVSRRKRGVPFVKVLDFGIAKLGDAQMPQTHAGIIVGTPEYMAPEQSLGRGVDGRADLYALGVIAYQLLTGRLPFTDEGMTAQLVAHQLRTPPPLRSVNPAVAAALEHVILRALAKKPEDRYPSIQAFRHALQVALAEEGRGAARQANPAPRGALPSTLPVAQGAIRGRSQVGSHAEVAAASQAGLSPRRPELATAPRAPSVELPVQVVLRPGENPVRLLGSGLSRGGLFLHGGHVLPPLCARLPMVLELESGPLSVLCEVVRLVPPAQARVWGMPTGFGVQFVEATALLKAAVDAVLEKGTPVEPPQVRPAVVEDPTVTRTLEAWRRRSAGDAYAVLALALDSDMVTVRLRTREAWRSLESLERKSLTPPQRAQVDALRIRVREAAEALGATVQRALYDAWRGNHRGVAKCLEAGLTAEQLESLRREFLARRPQAMGAARIHFQAGNALERDGQLSQALDQYERGLKLAPLEVDMLQRYRRLRRVLGGRSPAVAGHERARSP